From Oncorhynchus tshawytscha isolate Ot180627B unplaced genomic scaffold, Otsh_v2.0 Un_contig_422_pilon_pilon, whole genome shotgun sequence, one genomic window encodes:
- the LOC121842599 gene encoding zinc finger protein 664-like, with translation MSSLSCSPPDKEEEVCWTEKEALVKEEEEVTIQKQVEGEAVTVKEEEKEVSVKEEEDTFRVKEEEDVTVKEEEEEKEEDAVFGVKEEEEEVTVTSKKEEEEDEETGYLCPVSQKHIQASNGSNNAFSRKMVLRNRALINTRERCDYRGSSGEPQQHHEAEKSLSRSELLKKHQQRTTGKKSHFCSNCGKGCKSSSELKIHQRVHTGEKSHCCSDYGKILNSSVKLKIHQRLHKRDKPYGCAQCGKSFSSSSYLIVHKRTHTGEKPYSCDQCGKSFTSSGQLTLHQRTHTGDKLYSCDQCGKSFTRSDHLTLHQRIHTGEKSYSCEQCGKSFTRSDHLTLHKRIHTGEKSYSCDQCGKRFTRSDHLTIHQRIHTGEKPFSCDQCGKSFTTSSYLTIHQRTHTGEKPYSCNQCGKKYSDKRSLIKHQKIHEGVVS, from the exons atgagttcactaagctGCTCTCCTCCTGATAAAGAAGAGGaagtctgctggacggagaaagaagctctggtgaaagaggaggaggaagttacaatacaaaaacaagtagagggtgaggctgttacggtgaaagaagaagagaaagaggtcTCAGTTAAAGAAGAGGAAGAtacgttcagagtgaaagaggaggaggatgttacagtaaaagaagaggaggaagagaaagaggaggatgcggtttttggagtgaaagaggaggaggaagaggtgactgTCACATCcaaaaaggaggaggaagaagacgaggaaactggatatctgtgcccggtttcccaaaagcatattCAGGCGTCCAATGGTTCTAACAATGCATTTAGCCGTAAGATGGTTTTGAGAAACCGGGCCCTgattaacacta gagagagatgtgactatcgtggatcctctggggagcctcaacaacatcatgaGGCAGAGAaaagtctctccagatcagaactcctcaagaaacaccagcagagaaCCACAGGGAAGAAATCTCACTTCTGCTCTAACTGTGGGAAAGGTTGCAAATCTTCATCAGAACTTAAAATACACCAGcgagtacacacaggagagaaatctcactgctgctctgactatGGTAAAATATTAAACTCTTCAGTAAAACTTAAAATACATCAAAGATTACACAAAAGAGACAAACCAtatggctgtgctcaatgtgggaagagtttttctTCATCTAGCTATCTCATTGTacacaagagaacacacacaggagagaaaccttatagctgtgatcaatgtgggaagagttttacttcaTCTGGCCAGCTGActttacaccagagaacacacacaggagacaaattgtatagctgtgatcaatgtgggaagagttttactagaTCTGACCATCTGACtttacaccagagaatacacacaggagagaagtctTATAGCTGTGaacaatgtgggaagagttttactagaTCTGACCATCTGACTTTACacaagagaatacacacaggagagaaatcttatagctgtgatcaatgtgggaagcgTTTTACTAGATCTGACCAtctgactatacaccagagaatacacacaggagagaaaccgtttagctgtgatcaatgtgggaagagttttaccaCATCTAGCTATCTGACTATACACCagcggacacacacaggagagaaaccttatagctgtaatcaatgtgggaagaagtactctgataaaagatctctgattaaacatcagaaaatacatgaaggagttgtttcatga